Genomic window (Argopecten irradians isolate NY chromosome 2, Ai_NY, whole genome shotgun sequence):
GTTAATTAATTATCGCATGCTATGGTGTCAAAAGCAATactataaattttattttttaacatttcactATTTTCTATCAATAAATACTTAGAGCAGTAAAATGATGTAGCACCCCTACCCTTGGTCGAAGTTGTCTGTTTCGGTAATCTCTTGTAGGTATAGCATGTTCGCCAATTAGTTGCTCAACTTCAGCTTCAAATTCGACGATTTGCTGCGCAATTTCCTCCTTGTCGGGAACAGGTTCGACAAAGCGTTTTCGTGTGCCTCTTGCGGCAGTCGGTCTGGCTACAACGCGACAGCTGATTTGTGGGGGCAAAACGGATTCTTCGCTGGCGGAAGAGGAGGATGGTCTGCCGTCGTCTTCTATATCGAGGTCTTGAATTCCATCGCATGAGATGCGATAATTGATGGTGTTCTTCGTTCCTGTGGGTGATGATGAAGACAACTCAACTGACGACAAGTCATATTTATTTCCATCTCCTTTACCAATGATCATTCCTCCGACTTTGCTGTTTTGCCTGCTTCGGTTTCCTTTTCTGAAGAAGCTGGATAGTTTGGAAGAAATGCTGGAAGGATACCGGCTCATAGCTGACAAGGATGAAACATCATTGAATGGTGTGCAATTTCTGTTGTCTAGATTTTGTTCTTCCTGGTAAAGAGAGATGTCCATTTCACTTTCATCTGTCATGCTATCTGCATCAGAATCTCCATCGTTAGAGGAAGGGAACAAATGAAGGCTCGATAATTCTTCTTCCTCTGTGCTTGCGCCGTGCATAGACTGTAAGCATTTCTCCACTATATTTCTTGTTACGGGCGCAGTGTGGACCTCAAGGTCTTTCTTCGACTCCGTAAAACTAGAACTTTGACTAATTACTTCCGAAAGTCCCCCGTCGTCGTCCCGGGAACGCTGTTCCCTTACCTTGGTGAATTTACATCCCATCTGTATGGTTTTCGTGTATTCTATATTCAGCAATTAACGTACGTGTGTGATGGCTCGTAGCTAGGCTAGAGATGCgcgatcccaaaatgcaattgaTAACAAttactgtgacgtcataatacttcATTCGCGATTACGTCATAGGcctaagtacatgtatattacttgACGGTTGTCAGTGATGCAGCTAGCATGTGCATCTTAATTATCTTTGCGCCTTTGCAGCACACTTAACTGCTCTACATCATTTATTGGTATACTGATAATCTGGATCGGGTGATCTAATAAAGAATCCGGCCAGGATTCGATTCCGTGCATTTTTCGTGGATTTAGAAATGActatagaaataataaaaaggAATCAAGACTCACGAaacagatataaatatattgccCTATTTTGTTAGTTTTTGTAATACCCTACATTTATGaatcatacaataaatataaCTCTATTGACATGCAACATAtttatgcaatattttttttacgaGTTTTGGCATGCATATTATGATTTCATGTAATTTATTCTGTTTAGGAAATCTTCGtaattttggaggaaataacGAGAATAATAGTATGCATTTTATTCTATATTGATATTGACAAAATAAGGAGAGTGGTTGGATTGAGTTAAAATGAGTATTGTCGTGGTAGATTTTACACGAGGTTAATCTTCACGCAGGGAAAGAGAtatgtttttaatgaaatgacCGCAATGATTTTAGACAAAACAAAGAAGTGACACTAAAATGAAGGAATCGAAcccaaattgaaaaaaaaaagaaaaaaaaacaagtaataAAATCAGTAATGATTtctgaattttgataacttatCAATATTATTCCAAttccaattaaaataattgtaaacaaaaggaaacgTTTCTTCTATAATTCAGCTACCCCTCCCATTCCTTATATAGTCTTGTCCATtggaaattaattattatatagcCTACTAAACTAAGATGCAAACGGTTTTTTTAACTATGATATTTTCGATCCATCTTGTATTAAAATCTACTGTTGCTCTTATTTGATAATCCTGTATAGATCAAATTTCACTTGTTTTTAATCATgtactatagtttataatatttagtaatacatgtatatcatctTGTTTTTGTATTGCTTATATGAAAAAATGCCTGGACCTCACGTTGTTTTTTGCGTAATTGACTTCAAATATTAACTTCGGTTCTACAAACAAAGAATTTTTAGTTATGTACAGTGATTCCCTCCGTTCGTGCATATATTATATGAGCATCGTGTTGTGTGTGCGTGTCTGTACGTCAGTCCTTTCGTCTGTCAGTCCATCCGTTTGTATGACTTAATGAATTCATATctgaaaatgtatttgtgtCGTGTAGTGCCTGTTCGTCCGTTCGATCTGACGTAGTATATTAACGGACAGATGGACGGACACGTATATACCCAAACGCGACTAGACCAGTGGACACAAAGATACCCAGACGAATAATTAACATTGAAAGTTACAC
Coding sequences:
- the LOC138317002 gene encoding uncharacterized protein; this encodes MGCKFTKVREQRSRDDDGGLSEVISQSSSFTESKKDLEVHTAPVTRNIVEKCLQSMHGASTEEEELSSLHLFPSSNDGDSDADSMTDESEMDISLYQEEQNLDNRNCTPFNDVSSLSAMSRYPSSISSKLSSFFRKGNRSRQNSKVGGMIIGKGDGNKYDLSSVELSSSSPTGTKNTINYRISCDGIQDLDIEDDGRPSSSSASEESVLPPQISCRVVARPTAARGTRKRFVEPVPDKEEIAQQIVEFEAEVEQLIGEHAIPTRDYRNRQLRPRGARGPRLPSFSLQYQDPVSSNGTASECGKRYSKHFADTVTRPQLTVRGLTTANDCLTSWMVSQQRKDSERL